One segment of Scomber scombrus chromosome 3, fScoSco1.1, whole genome shotgun sequence DNA contains the following:
- the ddit3 gene encoding DNA damage-inducible transcript 3 protein, with product MTAEWLHLPPPYPPGVGPLCGAELEAWYEDLQDILGSDTGGAKLARAPTCTEKEPEFLDVLESCSLTWLTDGSQTWGEGVQRATEEIHNSQPLHHTSSSSSSSSSCMSPAVAEERRAEADNGRSGDSSAGGGSDLLPPEFFELLSEGGVGMVDPSGAVISSGYYYHHHQHHQANNVQPASPSASEEELPCVPDSPSCSSSASRSPSQNCSSPSSPVSSPSAYPSSRLGKRKRTTSERTNSALSSFASSTQHTSLSYSSAKKSRKEREQENERKVQELTEQNERLKAEIERLGEEVQRTRRALIERLVNTRK from the exons ATGACTGCCGAGTGGCTACACCTGCCCCCGCCGTACCCCCCTGGTGTGGGGCCGTTGTGTGGTGCAGAGTTGGAGGCGTGGTATGAGGACCTGCAGGATATTCTGGGCTCCGACACGGGAGGGGCAAAACTGGCGCGTGCCCCCACATGCACCGAG AAGGAGCCAGAGTTTCTGGATGTTCTGGAAAGTTGTTCTCTGACGTGGCTGACGGATGGTAGCCAGACGTGGGGCGAGGGTGTCCAAAGGGCAACAGAGGAAATCCACAACAGCCAGCCTCTGCATCACACCTCATCAtcgtcctcttcttcctcttcctgcatGAGTCCAGCTGTTGCAGAAGAGCGGCGGGCGGAGGCTGACAATGGGAGAAGTGGAGATAGTTCGGCAGGAGGTGGCAGTGACCTGCTGCCCCCAGAGTTCTTTGAGTTGCTGAGCGAAGGAGGAGTGGGAATGGTTGATCCGAGCGGAGCGGTGATCAGCAGTGGCTATTATTACCACCACCATCAACACCACCAGGCTAATAATGTCCAACCTGCGTCTCCCTCAGCTAGTGAGGAGGAACTGCCCTGTGTCCCAGATTCTCCATCCTgctcctcctcagcctcccGGTCGCCATCTCAGAATTGTTCTTCCCCGTCCTCACCTGTCTCTTCTCCTTCCGCCTATCCATCCTCCCGCCTGGGAAAACGCAAGAGGACCACCAGTGAAAGGACCAACAGTGCCTTGTCCTCTTTCGCCTCCTCTACGCAGCACACATCCTTATCATATTCGTCTGCCAAAAAGAGTCgcaaagaaagagagcaggagAACGAGAGGAAGGTACAGGAACTGACGGAGCAGAATGAGCGTTTGAAAGCAGAGATTGAAAGGTTGGGAGAAGAGGTACAGAGGACACGTAGAGCCCTGATAGAGAGACTAGTCAACACCAGGAAatga